In a single window of the Oncorhynchus keta strain PuntledgeMale-10-30-2019 unplaced genomic scaffold, Oket_V2 Un_contig_1510_pilon_pilon, whole genome shotgun sequence genome:
- the LOC127918852 gene encoding gastrula zinc finger protein XlCGF52.1-like isoform X1, which produces MASVKLEDCSQTLELNANIKDEEEEEEIGESVSHGRLELSLKPVTSTVRTNPACLSPSTLSPNLQSLGPDCDSGAQFALQDPEMASVKLEDCSQTLELNVNIKGEEEEEKIGTSISHGDHVETFSTSREQQQEDHRAKRSHHCPHCEETFPILSKLKIHLKIHTGENPYSCTDCGKRFKTSRNLTVHQSVHNGVKPYSCSDCGKSFSRMNFLKTHTRRHTGLKPYSCSECVKFFTTSAELKVHQRTHTGEKPYSCSDCGKIFSQLGPLKRHERIHTGVKPYSCSDCLKCFTTSAELKVHQRTHTGEKPYSCSDCGKSFSQLILLKRHGRIHTRVKTYSCSDCIKCFTTSGQLKVHQRTHTGEKPFSCSDCGKSFSLLCNLKTHERVHTGEKPYSCSDCGKSFSLLCNLKTHERVHTGVISHR; this is translated from the exons atggcatcagtgaagctggaagactgcagtcaaacactggagctgaatgccaacattaaagatgaagaagaggaggaggagattggGGAATCTGTTAGTCATG GACGACTAGAATTAAGTCTGAAGCCGGTAACATCCACAGTGAGGAcaaacccagcctgcctctctccttccacactgagtccaaacctacagtcactaggtcctgattgtgacagtggagcccagtttgcactgcaggatccagagatggcatcagtgaagctggaagactgcagtcaaacactggaactgaatgtcaacattaaaggtgaagaagaggaggagaagattgggACATCTATTTCTCATG gagaccaTGTTGAGACATTCTCTACATCCAGAGAGCAACAGCAGGAAGATCACAGAGCTAAGAGGTCTCACCACTGCCCACATTGTGAGGAGACTTTCCCAATTCTATCAAAGCTAAAAATACACCtaaaaatacacacaggagagaatccGTATTCCTgtactgactgtgggaagagattcaAAACATCAAGGAATCTGACAGTTCATCAGAGTGTGCACAATGGagtgaagccttactcctgctctgactgtgggaagagtttttctCGAATGAACTTCTTAAAAACACATACACGTAGACATACAGGActgaagccttactcctgctctgaatGTGTAAAATTCTTCACAACATCAGCTGAGCTAaaagttcatcagagaacacatacaggagagaagccttactcctgctctgactgtggaaagattTTCTCTCAACTTGGCCCCTTAAAAAGacatgaacgtatacatacaggagtgaaaccttactcctgctctgactgtttAAAATGCTTCACAACATCAGCTGAGCTAAAagttcaccagagaacacacacaggagagaagccttactcctgctctgactgtggaaaaagTTTCTCTCAACTGATTCTCTTAAAAAGACATGGACGTATACATACAAGAGTGAAGacttactcctgctctgattgTATAAAATGCTTCACAACATCAGGTCAGCTAaaagttcatcagagaacacacacaggagagaagcctttctcctgctctgactgtggaaagagtttctctcTACTGTGCAACTTAAAAACACATGAACGtgtacatacaggagagaagccttattcctgctctgactgtggaaagagtttctctcTACTGTGCAACTTAAAAACGCATGAACGTGTACATACAGGAGTTATTTCTCACCGTTGA
- the LOC127918852 gene encoding gastrula zinc finger protein XlCGF17.1-like isoform X2: MASVKLEDCSQTLELNANIKDEEEEEEIGESVSHGDHVETFSTSREQQQEDHRAKRSHHCPHCEETFPILSKLKIHLKIHTGENPYSCTDCGKRFKTSRNLTVHQSVHNGVKPYSCSDCGKSFSRMNFLKTHTRRHTGLKPYSCSECVKFFTTSAELKVHQRTHTGEKPYSCSDCGKIFSQLGPLKRHERIHTGVKPYSCSDCLKCFTTSAELKVHQRTHTGEKPYSCSDCGKSFSQLILLKRHGRIHTRVKTYSCSDCIKCFTTSGQLKVHQRTHTGEKPFSCSDCGKSFSLLCNLKTHERVHTGEKPYSCSDCGKSFSLLCNLKTHERVHTGVISHR; the protein is encoded by the exons atggcatcagtgaagctggaagactgcagtcaaacactggagctgaatgccaacattaaagatgaagaagaggaggaggagattggGGAATCTGTTAGTCATG gagaccaTGTTGAGACATTCTCTACATCCAGAGAGCAACAGCAGGAAGATCACAGAGCTAAGAGGTCTCACCACTGCCCACATTGTGAGGAGACTTTCCCAATTCTATCAAAGCTAAAAATACACCtaaaaatacacacaggagagaatccGTATTCCTgtactgactgtgggaagagattcaAAACATCAAGGAATCTGACAGTTCATCAGAGTGTGCACAATGGagtgaagccttactcctgctctgactgtgggaagagtttttctCGAATGAACTTCTTAAAAACACATACACGTAGACATACAGGActgaagccttactcctgctctgaatGTGTAAAATTCTTCACAACATCAGCTGAGCTAaaagttcatcagagaacacatacaggagagaagccttactcctgctctgactgtggaaagattTTCTCTCAACTTGGCCCCTTAAAAAGacatgaacgtatacatacaggagtgaaaccttactcctgctctgactgtttAAAATGCTTCACAACATCAGCTGAGCTAAAagttcaccagagaacacacacaggagagaagccttactcctgctctgactgtggaaaaagTTTCTCTCAACTGATTCTCTTAAAAAGACATGGACGTATACATACAAGAGTGAAGacttactcctgctctgattgTATAAAATGCTTCACAACATCAGGTCAGCTAaaagttcatcagagaacacacacaggagagaagcctttctcctgctctgactgtggaaagagtttctctcTACTGTGCAACTTAAAAACACATGAACGtgtacatacaggagagaagccttattcctgctctgactgtggaaagagtttctctcTACTGTGCAACTTAAAAACGCATGAACGTGTACATACAGGAGTTATTTCTCACCGTTGA